A region from the Rosa rugosa chromosome 6, drRosRugo1.1, whole genome shotgun sequence genome encodes:
- the LOC133714570 gene encoding two-pore potassium channel 5-like translates to MSLVYVSLYMAFLVLLAFRVISYFDVTDGTFIDALYITSVTLFTVGFGDIAPKWSGTLLFCDMLGMFGCIIPSIYSHFVGQMADWLYQRYLSGVQSRRRRRSYLMLSVAGTILVLILSRMAAIYYFERERLRRQFHTHTSARIILDIFHLTVMTMTTIGYGDFAFASAHGRALAALWIPF, encoded by the coding sequence ATGTCGTTGGTCTATGTGTCTCTCTACATGGCATTTCTTGTTCTACTTGCTTTTCGGGTTATATCATATTTCGATGTCACGGATGGTACCTTCATTGACGCACTTTATATTACTTCCGTTACGCTATTCACTGTGGGTTTTGGGGATATTGCTCCTAAGTGGAGCGGTACTCTACTTTTCTGTGATATGTTGGGTATGTTTGGATGTATCATACCGTCTATCTACAGCCATTTTGTGGGTCAGATGGCAGATTGGTTGTATCAGAGGTATCTTTCTGGTGTGCAGAGTCGCCGTAGGAGACGCTCCTATCTGATGCTTTCAGTTGCTGGCACGATTTTAGTGCTTATACTTTCAAGGATGGCAGCCATTTATTATTTTGAGAGGGAGCGACTTCGTAGACAGTTTCATACTCATACCTCTGCACGGATCATTCTTGACATATTTCACCTGACCGTTATGACCATGACTACGATTGGATATGGAGATTTCGCATTTGCTAGTGCACATGGGAGAGCATTGGCCGCATTATGGATTCCTTTTTAA